The following is a genomic window from Calypte anna isolate BGI_N300 chromosome 7, bCalAnn1_v1.p, whole genome shotgun sequence.
CAGCAGGCCTCTCGGACCGCCCAGGTTCTGCCCTGGCCTCCGGAACCCTGTTGGGCTCTGGAGGTGGGGGGTGGCTGGGCAGcaggggcagctctgcagggctcaCACTCACCGGCAGCTCAGAGGTGGTGGCTGCTTGGCCggggtcagcagcagctgaaggctgaaagaaagaagccaCCAGTGAAGAAAGGGACAGGGCAGATGACAACACTAAGTCTGGCAGTCCAGGGCCCCCCTTGCCAGCTCTCTGCCCCCAGTTCATACCGGCTGGAGGCTGATGAAGTAACGGTTCCTCTCTGCTTCAGGGTCAATGATGCCCCCTTTCTCTTGCTGTCGCTTGAAAATTAAGCGCAGTTcttcctggtgctgcagcatcctggcATCTGGCCTGTACGGCTCCTGAGTGGCAGAAAGCAAGGTGAGGTCTAAGTGCTCTCTCAACACCCATCAGGGGTAGGCAGAcagagcagccagcagtgtgAAGAGCTACTCCCCAAACCCTCCTTCAATCGCACAGTGCCTGGGCACCTCGCTTCGCCCTGCAACATTTGACCAAGGTGCAGACACACGTGAAATCCCTGGACAGAGGCAGAGCGTGCCAGTGCAGACCCTACTGTTCCTGCAGTGACTGTTTTGGGATGTCCTGCAGGGGGAGAGGTGCAGAGCAGCTACAGATTACTCTCCTGACCCTGATTAGATACTAGTGGGTAACAGGAATGTGCCCCATGGCAAAAATCACCTCTTCCCCAGCACATCTGCACAAAACTCAGGGTTATACAACTCAATCTCTTCTTTGTGGACACATAAAAGAGTCAGGAGACATCCAGATAGGTCTTGTGAGCTGCCCTTTGGATGGGCCAGCTCAGAGGACATGAGAACATGCACTCATTCATCTGTTACCCAGTGAGTGGGTGTAGCTGGACAGGTGAGCCCCCCATTGCTTACcagtgggtgctgtgggggTGGTGCTGCCTTCAGAGCACAGAGATCGTAGACCAGGGTCTCCCGGCAGACAGGGCACTGCACACCAACTTCCTGCAGGGAGATAAGAGGTGATACCAAACCTCAGCCATGACCCAGCTCATAGGCTGCCAGAAAACTCCAGCCTGGAAGTGAAACATGCTGACCTTCACCCTTCTGCCAGGCAGAGAAGCCCAAGGAAGTTCCAGCAGCATGAAAGCAGCCTGGTGTCTCATCGACTGTTACAGGTGGTGTCTCTTCCATGAGACACACTGATATTTGTTCTCCAGTGGCTGACCACTGTACAAACCACCTCTGCTGGAACATATGGCTCCAGTCCTCCTTAGCCtaggatcttttttttccctactccAAAGTGGAGTGTGTTGGCTAAGCAGCACCTTTTTTAAAAGGGTTTTGCAGGAAGGAGCCTTTGACTTTTTTGGGGGTCAGCTGTGCTGTTTGCTCTGCAGCTGACAAGTGTTCCAACACAGAGCCCGTGAGCCCCAAGAGCTGCCCAGGCAAGCTTTATCACCCCAGAATGCAGGTCATGATGTTTATCCTGCTGCAAACCCTTGCAGTTCAAGGACTGGGAAGGAACTCTCTTTTCTAACTCCTGTGGTTCTAGAACTCCAAAAATGCAATTCTCCTGCCCTCTACTCACACTAGGTGCAAACCCAGAGATCCAATAAACCAACTGCTAAAGTACTGAAAACTCACAGGGCAGTTCTGGTTGGAAAGGGCCCTTGGAGATCACTTGGTCTAATCTCCACCCTGATACTCAGTGCAGGTGTGACACAGACCATGCTGCCAGGCCAGCCTCATCTTTGTTCTGTATCCCAAAGCTGGTGGCAAGAGATgccaggaggggcaggggagagagCCCAGGGCTGGGTACCTGTTTGGAGGATGGTGCCAGGTGCTgctctctctcttcctgctgcATAAGGATCTCCTCCTCCATGTGCTGGGCATAGCGGGCCAGGCAGTGGGAATGGAAGTAGTGGTAGCACTGGGTCTTTGTGAAGGCTTCTCTCTcctggggaggagaaagggcAGTTCTAGTGGGTTTCTGAGCACACGGTTGTGTAGCTTCCCCAGCTGAGGTTGGTTTTTACTCCCATGTCAGCACTGGCAGTGGAGAACTAGAGCTGTTGCTGGCAGAGCCACATAATATTTGCTGGGATTCATCTATTGTTCCTCAGCTCTTACTGGGACTTACTCCCCATTCCAAGAGTAATAAAGACTCATAACATCAAGAGGCAAAGTTTTTGTAACTGATTTCTCTGCATGGCTTCCTATGTAAGCAGTAATCTTCCCACCTGATGTCTTCTTTGTACCAGACAGGCACCACCTCTCCTTGCAACCTGGACAAAGCAAGCTCCCCTGTCACCACAGACCTCAGCACCTACATGGGTGTGTCCAAGTCCCACCTGTGTGCTCAACTCCATGCATGGTTTGACCAACACAAGACAGCTGAGATGCACCAGCAATCTATGCCTTCAGAGACACTCTGGCATCACTTGCTGCTGCTATGCTGTTTCTGTAGATGATTAACTTCAGGCTGATATAATCACCTTAGGTTCATGCTCAGAGGGACTGCCTACAGACCAGGGAGCAGAAGGATGCTGAGGGGCACCCTGCTACCATGCTGATATCCTGAGCTTTGAGCCCCAGGCTCAGAGTTCTCTTTCCTCACTTCCAGcttgtggggctgggggagacTTTCCTACCTGGAATCCATAGAGGCAGATCACACACTGGCCATGAGGAATGTTGTTGTCAGTGAGaatctccttccctttctgcagcagcattaAAGCAGACATTTTACTCACCATGGGAGCAGGGCTGTTCTACCCTTCAGTCAGTCAGACACGAGCATCTGTGGCAAGTCACTCCAAATGGCCCCCAGCTCTCACCTCAATCAGTTCATAGAGCACCTCTGTCCCTAGCCTGGCTTCACCAATGCTTCTGAGGGTCTGGGAAATCctaaggaaaagcagcagcaatgtttAACACAAATTTAGCCACATGTTTCCCCTGTCCCACATACCTGTTGCCCTGACACAatgacaggaggaagaaagagagtaAAGGCCTCTGGGCTTTGCCTGCAGCAGGGGATGGAAACGTGCACACTCATGTTCACATGCTTTCCCAGCTCCCCAGAAGTCAGGAAGCCTTTGTACTCAGAGGACTTGCATGAGCAGATTTGCTGACTGCCTCAGCTTGAGCTCACCCAAGCTTTcatttttggctttgtttatCTAAAGGCAGACCATGAGCAGGTCTGGAAAGTCATGTTACTCCCTTACTGCCCACAGGTACTGAGGTCTTTCTGCACAGACTCTGCTGCACCAAGGACAGGAGCACGAAGGCAACAATGGGCTGTCCAAAAACTCTGTACAGTCCCACCTCTGTCAAAGCAGGACCAAGAGATTCAAAGGCTCAGGGGATTACAGACTACATTTCATGGGGACAACCAGGGAAAAGCCACAGATAGGGTGGATTCTTGGTGTCATGCTCTCCACTAGTGGCTCTGTTTTTAAACTGcaagagggtagattcagattagatattaagaaaaaaatatttcctgtgagggtgttgagacactggcacaggttgttcAGAGAAACTGCGGCTGCCCCTTTCCTGcaggtgttcaaggccaggttggatggggctgtgagcaacctggtctagtgggaagtgtccctgtccatgaaGGGGGTGGAACTAtatgatccttaaggtcccttccaacccaaaccagtctgggagTCAAGACAAGGTGATACGGGGACCTGTATCCATCTGTTAACCCAACACAGGGAGTCACATGAATTAGACAGAAGGGTTTTCCACCAGTTCTGTCTCCCAGATCTCTCGAAGAAatgatcaccctctccctgccctccgGGCACTCACTTTTGAATTTGCTCATCTGAAAGCCCCCGTGGGTTCCTGATCAAGATTTCTGGAGCTTTGTTGGGATactaggaaaacaaacaaacaaacaaaaagagaaacaccCAAAGCACATGGAAGGTGGAGAggcctggggcagggaggaaaggGTGCTCTGGAGGCTGCAGCCTACCTGGGGGGGCACGGAGAGCACCAGGGTGAAGCAAACGTACTGGGCATCCTGGTCCTGGGCCGTGGCAGGGTGTAGGGTGATGCTGATCTCCCAGGGCTCCCACCTGCGGGTCAGGCCGAGGTAAGGAGGCGCGGGGCCGTACCGGGCCGAGGGCTGCGGGGGGCGGTACGTACCTGCCGCGGCCCCGCACCACCCGCAGCTCCTCCAGGTAGAtggactccagcacctccacctCCGGCGGCAGCACCCTACAGGAATCGGACAGGGGTCAGGCGGCGGCTccgtggggctgggggtgcgGGATACCGGCACCAcggaaggagaggaagagaaaggagcgCAGGAGGGGGCGGAGGGGGTGTGAGGGTTGTTTATGTGTGTACGTTACCAGTCCGCCTCCCCGTCCTCACCGGCCGCCGCCATCTTCCCGTGTGCCCCGGATCCGGAACCGGAACCGCAGCGAGGGCGCAGGCGCGGGGACCGTTGCTAGGCGACGCGGTGGCGGCGGGAGCGGAGCGGGGAGTGGTTACCCACACCCGGGAGGTGCGGGGGGGGCCTGCAAAGCTCTTGGATTTCATCGTGGTGCGAGGCAGTGGAGGCTGAGGCGGCGGGCAGGGACGGAGCGCGGCAGGGGGGTTGTGGGGGGACAGCTGGGCCTGGGGATGGGAGGCTCCGGCCCTTGGGATTTGGGATCGCGGCGGGTGCAGCCCCGCCTTCCCTGCACTGTCGCCCCTCTCTGCACCGCAGCTGCTGTTGGGGGTTGGTGTCCCGTGGCAGTTGGAGGCcgagaggaggggagagggcgAAGCGCTTCTTCCAGGttgtagccaggcgggggttggtctcttttcccaggcaactctcagcaagacaagagggcacggtcttaagttgtgccaggggagatttagattggacatttgaaagaatttctttaccgagagggtgatcaagcattggaatgggctgccccgggaagtagtggattctccatccctggagatatttaaaaagaaactggatgtggcactcagtgccatagtctggtaaccgcagcagtaggggatcaagggttggacttgatgatctctgaggtcccttccaacccagccaattctatgattctatgattcctcaCCCGCTGCTTTGCCTCAGCAGCTCAGTGgctccctcccagcacccctgcCATGGAGAAGTACCATGTCCTGGAAATGATCGGTGAAGGCTCCTTTGGGCGCGTGTACAAGGGGCGGCGGAAACACAGCGCCCAGGTGAGGAGAGGGGCGGCAAGACAGAGGCCCGGGGGTCTGCTGTGTGGTGCTTGGGGAGTCATTTCTGGAGGCTGTTGGGTTCCAGGGCCCTGCCAGGCCTTTGGGATTCTGCACTCATTCATTTTTCTGCTGACATTCCCAGCAACTCCTGCTGCCACAGAGTCATTTGAAAAGTTCCAGAGACCTCAGGAGGTCTCCAGTCTGtcccctgctcagagcagggccAGCATTAAATTTAGATCTTGTGAAGCTTCAAGGACAAACACCCCACAGACAGTGTTTGGCTATAGTCGGATGAATGGTTTTCCTTATGTCAAGTTGGAACTctcctttttaaatttgttaTCCCTGTGCCATCCACCCACATGCTTTAGCCCCCTCATCATCCCAGTGGCTTCTCCTATACCCACTCTAGCCTATCGATGTCTTTCTGGGCCAAAAACTGGCCACAATATTACTAACATGCTCTAAGGAGTTCCAAATACAGGGCAGTAATCACTTTACTCCAACTCCTGCCTGTTGATACAGCTCAGGAGCTATGCCATACTTGCTGCCAGGGCACGCTGCTGGCTCATGTTAGGCTTGCTGTCTACATCCCTAGGTCCTGTCCCATGTTTCTGGCAGTCATGGTTTTGTCTGCACTCACTGGTGACATTTCCTTGCTTTAAATGCCACTGTGCAAAGTACTGTGAGTCCTTGCATTGCTATGGGGGAAGCCCCAACTCCAAGGGATCCTGCTTGGGTTAATTGTAGCCTCTGCCAGGACAAGTGGGAGCCTGGTCTGATCCCAGCTTTGCCTGCTTTGAAAGGTGGTGGCCTTGAAGTTCATCCCCAAGGTGGGTCGGTCTGAGAAGGAGCTGAAGAACCTGCAGCGGGAAATTGAGATCATGAGAGGCCTCCATCATCCTAACATCATCCAGATGCTTGACAGCTTCGAGACTGACAAGGAGGTGAAGGGACTATGTTGGGAGAATACTTTTGCATGATGGGCAGGGGAACAAGGGCTGGCCCTTGCTGTTGCAGAGACCTATTTTTCAGGAGATGCTGGTGACAACCTCCAAGGGCCTGGGCAGTGTTTTTGAGAACCCTTCAGTCTGTGCTGTGTGGGGAGCCAGCACCAAATGGGCTGTGTGAAGTGCACTAGGTTGTATGCAGAAGTGAAGGAGCTGGGTGGAGGGTGTGTAATGCAAAAAGAGTTTTGGGATCACGGGAGGAGGGTGACTCTTCAGTCATCTCTAAAGAGGCCGACTTTTCACTAATTTAAACTCTCCTGGAGAGAGTATGACAAGAAAGTACTGAAGATTGTGCTGTAGGACATAGAGGCATGAAATAAAGAAGTTGGGCAGCAGATTCTAAAGAAGTTCAAGGGAGTGATTTTACTCACTGGGCTTGGAAGTGCTGTTCTGGACTTGTCCTGTCtgtccttccctttcccctacCCTAGTTTCTGCTGGCTGTCTGAGATAAGGACAGCCATGAGGCCTCTGCTAAGTGCCAGGCCCCTGATGCAGTGCAGCCACAGGGGCTCTCTCCCATCCCAGGTCCCAGACCAAGCTGATGGGCTGAGCATGATGACACCCTAGCATCTCCCTCAGATCTCCTACTCTGCTCTGTCCTGGTCCCCAGCTGTAGGGATGTGCATGGGTGAATGCCTAATCTCATCATACTGCTGTTCTTTCCAGGTGGTGGTAGTGACTGACTATGCAGAGGGGGAGCTCTTCCAGATCCTGGAGGATGATGGGAGTTTGCCTGAGGACCAGGTGACTGTCATGGAGAGAACAGGATTTGTCTGCTTGCAGGCAGCAAGTCTCTGCTGTGGCCCAGGAGACATCAGCCATTGGGGCTTTACCTGGCAGAGCTTCTgaagaggatggagaagggCCCAAATTGCACTGGGAGACAGTGGGGTCCAGCAAGGACCTTGGGTTTCCTCTTCAAAGGACCACAGCACTGGGCTGCTGCCTTGGTCATTGGCCTACACCAAGGAACTGCTGCAACAAGGAACCATGGCTCTAGCTATCCACTGCCCCAAACAGTTGCAAGAGCAGAAGTGGGGCTATTGGGGGATCCAGGCTGTAAGGGACCCTATGGCTGTGCACCATGGGACACTGGGTGAGGTTCCTATGTCTCTGGCAGGTCCAGACCATAGCTGCTCAGCTCGTCTCAGCTCTCTATTACCTGCACTCCCACCGCATCCTGCACCGTGACATGAAACCCCAGAACATCCTGCTGGGCAAAGATGGTGTCGTCAAGCTCTGTGACTTCGGGTGGGTGCTGGGGCCAGCTTGAAGGGGACATGTGCACTTGAGGCAGCCAAGGGGTGGTTTTGGTGCTGtagcagaggaggagggagtgTGGAAGGGGACATAGATTCTGCGTAGTTAGAAGCTGAACAGGGATTAGGAGGATTTTGAGCTCCAGAGGGAAGAGGTGGTGATAAACTCTTAGGGATCTCCCTGGATGCTACATTTCAGCCTGAACTGTTCATCTGCACTTTGCTCTGAGCAGGTTTGCCCGGGCCATGAGCATTCACACCATGGTGCTGACCTCCATCAAGGGCACCCCGCTCTACATGTCTCCTGAGCTGGTGGAGGAGCAGCCATATGACCACACAGCAGACCTGTGGTCCATGGGCTGCATCCTGTATGAGTTGTTTGTGGGTACCCCTCCCTTCTACACCAACAGCATCTTCCAGCTTGTCAGCCTCATTGTCAAGGACCCAGTCAAATGGCCTGTGGCTATAAGCCCAGTCTTCAAGGTAAGGGTGAAAGCCTACTTGGTGGGATGAGGTCTGTTAATGTGGGAGCAGCTTTGGCCTCATCTGCTGTCCTGGTAGATCATTCCTAGGTTTATGACCTCTAACAGGGGGGATGTCAGAACATAGAGAAGGGGTAAAAGCTGGCTCTCCTGGGAGGGAACCCTTGTCACTGTTGGTCCATAAGCTGGGAAACTGGGACTGACAGCAGAGGAGGGGTTTACTGGACTGGGAAGGAAAGTGTCTTCCCATCTACCCTGAGCACTAGAACCACTCCTTTCCGAGAGCCAAGCAGAGAACACAGTCCTTCTTTGTGCCTCCACTGGGGGAGATGGTGGGTACACTCTGCTTGTTAGTGAGTGCAGAGCATGTTTTGGTGACCCTGGTGCTGTGCTGCCCTGTAGAGCTTCCTGCAGGGACTGCTCATGAAGGACCCCCGACAGCGCCTGTCATggccagagctgctttctcacCCCTTCATTGCTGGACAGGTTACTGGTGAGTGCTGGCTCTTTTTCTAGTGCTGACCAGGTCCATTTCTTCCTCCTACTGCCTGGAGGCTATAAGGACCACCCTGCCATGCTACTTTTACTGCTCTGgtctttgctttcctcctctcAGTTCTCTCCACGCACTGTCCCCTAACTCCTGCCCctgttcttctgtttctcctggGGTTCCCCTGGGATCCCAAAGCCAATCACTCCTCATGTCCTGAGCTGTTTGATGAAGTTCTCCCCTTGCCTCCCCAGTGACTGATAACACAGAAGAGCATGGGATCTCAAACCCCTTCACCACCAAgctgtccccagagctgcaggcCCTGAAGGAGCAGCAAGCCCATTCCATGGCCCCCAAGAGCGGCCAGTCAAGGATCCTGAGAAAAGCCCAGCAGAAGATGGTTGAGGAGGCACAGAAAAAGGTGGGGGAAAGTGTGCGATTACCCTGACTGTATTCCACAGTCTGGGCAAAGGAGGGGCACTGAAATGGGACCTGGATGGGGAAGACAGAAGGGTCAGGCTGGGGTGTGAGCCACACATAAGGCAGGATGTGGAGGCCTCAGGGTGGTGGGGTCTAGGGGACTCATCTGTCTGAGTAACAGTGTCCTAAACAAACTTCTCTGCCATCACCTGGGGCCAACTGAAGCAAAGTGGTGAATCCACGAAGGATTCTGGCAAAGAATGCCCTGGGCATAgacccagagcagctccagagaaggCAGTCCTTGGTAAGAGGGAAGCATCCATTGCCTCCAATAAGAAGAACGCTGGTGTCCTGCAAGGGAAGATCAGCATGGCAGAGTTGGAGGAGTCTCCTCCCAACCCACGGTGAAGTAGAGCTGAGGCTGGGATGGGAGGAAGAGGGCAAGGCAGGGTTGTTCACTGATTGTGCTGTTCCTTGGCCAGGGAAGACAGCATCACTCGAGACCATAAGAGGGAGTTTCCTGGAGCAGGGGCCTCTCTGCAGCCTGGTGGGGGCAGGGCAGAGCCTCGGGGCAGGCGCAGCATCGAGACAGTGGACCTGGAGAGTG
Proteins encoded in this region:
- the RNF25 gene encoding E3 ubiquitin-protein ligase RNF25, with translation MAAAGEDGEADWVLPPEVEVLESIYLEELRVVRGRGRWEPWEISITLHPATAQDQDAQYVCFTLVLSVPPQYPNKAPEILIRNPRGLSDEQIQKISQTLRSIGEARLGTEVLYELIEKGKEILTDNNIPHGQCVICLYGFQEREAFTKTQCYHYFHSHCLARYAQHMEEEILMQQEEREQHLAPSSKQEVGVQCPVCRETLVYDLCALKAAPPPQHPLEPYRPDARMLQHQEELRLIFKRQQEKGGIIDPEAERNRYFISLQPPSAAADPGQAATTSELPVSVSPAELPLLPSHPPPPEPNRVPEARAEPGRSERPAVPREQQSKRERHRGERPGPRGHGRQSCGASQEPAEEACHLLHGSRGTRGFSRRPERRPGGRHSQEFPKPHSRSRAAALAEGKELCPENPSPVKEVVDLKEEHRDMERWTPEERAEARGREKENLAFNRSDHRAAPSWQDHHRSWDYGRWERSRVQERGSYPRAPRGRGVSRPSGQREAHVLEKESGS